The following are from one region of the Rhodopirellula sp. P2 genome:
- a CDS encoding ExbD/TolR family protein, translating into MNERLGGRKIRCPGCDSPITIPEAPVAVEAEPVEVEPVEAEPVEVAAVEAESVAEAAMSVEDEDMRIGSPAHAAMRDELAAVSEGVEPAAFNLDDDDDDALPPRKKRDDGELDMTPMVDVTFLLLIFFMVTASFSLQKSIQMPRQQSELPSTNNDPEETDEKDPVELEIDENGGFLVLAPEWEKETPGKQNLISALKEAVGDNRDGMQLNIKVHENAKLQFLVDGMDAGTIAGFAALQVTEVDGFD; encoded by the coding sequence GTGAACGAACGCTTGGGCGGACGAAAAATTCGATGCCCCGGTTGCGATTCACCGATCACGATCCCGGAAGCTCCCGTTGCGGTGGAAGCCGAACCGGTGGAGGTGGAGCCCGTGGAAGCGGAACCGGTAGAGGTCGCGGCGGTCGAAGCAGAATCCGTCGCCGAAGCCGCGATGAGCGTGGAAGATGAAGACATGAGGATCGGCAGCCCCGCTCACGCCGCGATGCGTGACGAACTGGCCGCCGTGTCCGAAGGCGTGGAACCCGCCGCATTCAACCTGGACGACGATGATGACGATGCCCTGCCGCCACGCAAAAAGCGTGACGACGGCGAACTCGACATGACACCGATGGTCGATGTGACGTTCTTGCTGCTGATCTTCTTCATGGTCACAGCGAGTTTTTCGTTGCAGAAATCGATCCAAATGCCTCGCCAGCAATCCGAGCTGCCCAGTACGAACAACGATCCGGAAGAAACCGACGAGAAGGATCCGGTCGAATTGGAAATCGACGAGAACGGCGGCTTCCTCGTTCTTGCTCCTGAATGGGAAAAAGAAACACCCGGGAAGCAGAATCTGATCAGCGCCCTCAAAGAGGCGGTGGGCGACAATCGCGACGGCATGCAGTTGAACATCAAGGTTCACGAAAATGCCAAGCTGCAGTTTCTGGTCGATGGCATGGACGCTGGCACGATCGCCGGCTTTGCGGCCTTGCAGGTCACCGAAGTTGACGGTTTTGATTGA
- a CDS encoding ExbD/TolR family protein: MSQGFIDDDEDDEPALPRKKRPEEEMDITPMIDITFLLLIFFVVASKMDPTQTGKIPEATNGLAISAKDSAVIFIEPAGGDSPAILRRYDGSEFSKDEETATSEIVEYVTGELEKSIGTNKNQVMLLGDAEVKVSEVTRVQKIVGDAFQDLEFTYIAVKEQ, from the coding sequence ATGAGTCAGGGATTCATTGACGACGATGAGGACGACGAACCAGCCCTGCCTCGGAAGAAGCGTCCTGAGGAGGAGATGGACATCACACCGATGATCGACATCACGTTCCTGTTGCTGATCTTCTTTGTGGTCGCTTCCAAAATGGATCCGACGCAAACCGGGAAAATCCCCGAGGCCACCAATGGGTTGGCGATCTCAGCCAAGGATTCAGCGGTCATTTTCATTGAGCCCGCTGGCGGTGACTCACCCGCGATTTTGCGTCGCTATGACGGCAGCGAATTCAGCAAAGACGAAGAGACCGCGACCAGCGAGATTGTTGAGTACGTGACCGGCGAATTGGAGAAATCCATCGGGACGAACAAGAACCAAGTGATGTTGCTCGGGGACGCAGAGGTGAAGGTGTCCGAGGTCACCAGGGTCCAGAAGATCGTCGGTGATGCGTTTCAAGATTTGGAATTCACCTACATCGCTGTCAAAGAACAGTAA
- a CDS encoding outer membrane protein assembly factor BamB family protein: MVGGFTINNMLANELIDQLERRGLLDQEIIEALREQMSQGGSRVTPEAVAKLLVDNGQLTRFQATKLIGELRSESYDSEAVEVVDGEEDLTAQLIDDDDVPEAVIEDDDPFGDNPVEVEAVVAEPVEVVAEADVSGDSMGDAPSRGRPSSRIKKPETKSTWDSFKIYGYLGIIGFLIIAGGVLWFVLSKGNADEFIALANKQYDSQSYQPAQDAYIAYLDQFGESSQYSSLARTRITMCELFRAEQMTDPVAGLEMAKEKLPTVINEEAMNDERGNLAGFLVDVAENIAKEAEFAKETEEKRRLLERLDEQQTLIDNPNYMLSSMKTTLSGRLLQLSEARNRVKREIDRNVRLDETEAAMQAALAEKKTKEAYDQRDSLLRDFPELAKDSRLVTLVEEASEIQQTLVKPSAKTPKISTDPADDAALRSIVLTTRQGNSIPGIEDEVFFLRAGGSVLAFAVDDGRLLWRDYTGQGEDYTPLRLDDGTAVLLSDMANDEIRRCRGEDGEVVWRAKIGEPFVEPVAGRDSILVTMKSGTLVAMDSDSGDVKWSTDLSQELSTPAGLDDTLNRIYIPGGHSNLYVLNARDGKCIESLYLEHDEGTIAVAPVSLLGHVFVIENAGSDYAQVHVLKVDENGENIRVAQSPFRLDGNVVVPPIVQNRRLIVLTDRGQVAVYDIEPTSEKDQVSLIAQQVAAYDKPTLTRMAVGRSQMWITGTRIGRYELQINTGRVVYDWGKNEGDTFIGQPLSLEDVLVHARVLKGTSAIRVTAAEPKTGRELWRTDVGTPIAMITPAPESGFHAVTSQGALFELTSDSLATGSTQGPIENPGANGISMSFQNPIAVDDVRRILLNQAQKGEALIYDPTRRSEKLRKVTFQLTGPKPTGVATFSGGGLFLPLDTGRAVLMDWQTGRVKGAPFQPASDPTATVEWTNPINSAADPDQVLIADSRKKLYRLRVGDQIRELSSVDLESPFLGTVAGIESSLLGSVSGPASDYLVGHDQTGLEQTFKKVLDGRVVWGPVAAQSDSTGEIALVITDDQMLRGFSASGEPLFQTQMPEAGLLVDQVVSTGGRWVLTGKDGWLTSIDPASGNVVGTTKLGQPLSAGPLPVGDKLLVPGTEGVVYITNIPGDA; this comes from the coding sequence ATGGTCGGCGGTTTCACAATCAACAACATGCTTGCAAACGAACTGATTGACCAACTGGAACGGCGAGGTCTCTTGGACCAAGAGATCATTGAGGCGTTGCGAGAACAAATGTCACAAGGTGGCTCACGCGTGACCCCCGAAGCGGTGGCCAAGCTGTTGGTCGACAATGGCCAGCTGACGCGATTCCAAGCGACCAAGCTGATCGGCGAACTGCGCAGTGAGTCGTACGATTCCGAAGCTGTGGAAGTGGTCGATGGCGAAGAGGATCTGACAGCACAGCTGATCGATGACGACGACGTTCCCGAAGCCGTCATCGAAGACGACGACCCGTTCGGCGACAATCCGGTCGAAGTGGAAGCCGTTGTGGCGGAACCCGTCGAAGTGGTCGCGGAAGCGGATGTGTCGGGCGATTCGATGGGGGACGCTCCATCGCGTGGTCGCCCTTCCTCTCGGATCAAGAAACCCGAGACCAAGTCCACTTGGGACTCGTTCAAAATCTACGGTTACTTGGGAATCATCGGATTCTTGATCATCGCCGGCGGCGTGCTTTGGTTCGTGCTTTCGAAAGGCAACGCGGACGAGTTCATCGCGCTCGCCAACAAACAATACGACAGCCAAAGCTATCAACCGGCTCAAGACGCCTACATCGCTTACCTCGATCAATTTGGCGAAAGCAGTCAGTACTCGTCGTTGGCTCGAACCCGAATCACGATGTGCGAGTTGTTTCGTGCCGAGCAAATGACCGATCCAGTGGCTGGGTTGGAAATGGCCAAAGAGAAGTTGCCAACGGTCATCAACGAGGAGGCAATGAACGATGAGCGAGGCAACCTGGCAGGGTTCCTGGTTGACGTCGCCGAGAACATCGCGAAAGAGGCTGAGTTCGCAAAGGAAACGGAAGAGAAACGACGTCTGCTTGAGCGACTCGACGAGCAACAAACGTTGATTGACAACCCGAACTACATGTTGTCATCGATGAAGACGACTTTGTCGGGACGGTTGTTGCAACTCTCAGAGGCTCGCAACCGCGTCAAACGCGAAATCGATCGCAACGTTCGACTGGACGAGACAGAGGCGGCGATGCAAGCAGCCCTCGCGGAAAAGAAAACCAAGGAAGCCTACGACCAACGCGATTCGTTGCTGCGTGATTTCCCTGAACTGGCCAAGGACTCACGCTTGGTGACGTTGGTCGAAGAGGCCAGCGAGATTCAGCAAACATTGGTCAAGCCATCGGCGAAGACACCCAAGATCAGCACGGATCCAGCCGACGATGCGGCGCTGCGATCGATCGTGTTGACCACACGCCAAGGCAATTCCATCCCTGGCATTGAAGACGAGGTCTTCTTCCTTCGAGCAGGCGGATCGGTGTTGGCGTTTGCAGTCGACGACGGTCGTTTGTTGTGGCGTGATTACACCGGTCAAGGCGAGGACTACACGCCGTTGCGATTGGACGATGGCACGGCGGTTTTGTTGTCGGACATGGCCAACGACGAGATTCGTCGCTGCCGTGGGGAAGACGGCGAAGTCGTCTGGCGAGCCAAAATTGGAGAACCCTTTGTTGAACCGGTCGCAGGACGTGATTCCATTCTGGTGACGATGAAGTCCGGGACGTTGGTCGCGATGGATTCGGATTCCGGTGATGTCAAATGGTCGACGGATCTGTCGCAGGAATTGTCGACCCCCGCCGGACTCGATGACACTTTGAATCGGATTTACATTCCCGGCGGTCACAGCAACCTGTACGTGCTCAACGCACGCGACGGAAAATGCATCGAAAGTCTGTATCTCGAACACGATGAAGGCACGATCGCGGTCGCTCCGGTGTCATTGCTCGGCCACGTGTTTGTGATCGAAAACGCGGGCAGCGATTACGCTCAAGTTCACGTTTTGAAAGTCGATGAAAACGGCGAGAACATCCGGGTCGCTCAGAGTCCGTTCCGGTTGGACGGCAACGTGGTGGTTCCACCGATTGTTCAAAATCGTCGTCTGATCGTGTTGACCGACCGTGGTCAAGTCGCGGTGTATGACATTGAGCCGACCTCGGAAAAAGATCAGGTCTCGTTGATCGCTCAGCAGGTTGCCGCGTATGACAAACCCACGCTGACTCGGATGGCAGTCGGACGCAGCCAAATGTGGATCACGGGCACGCGAATCGGTCGCTACGAGTTGCAAATCAACACGGGCCGTGTGGTCTACGATTGGGGCAAAAACGAAGGCGACACCTTCATCGGCCAACCGTTGTCGCTCGAAGATGTGCTCGTGCACGCTCGCGTCTTGAAAGGCACCTCCGCGATTCGCGTGACGGCGGCGGAGCCCAAGACCGGCCGCGAATTGTGGCGGACCGATGTGGGAACGCCGATCGCCATGATCACACCTGCACCGGAAAGTGGTTTTCACGCGGTGACCAGCCAAGGTGCCTTGTTCGAGTTGACCTCGGACTCACTGGCGACGGGATCGACGCAGGGCCCGATTGAGAACCCCGGTGCCAATGGGATCTCAATGAGTTTCCAAAACCCAATTGCGGTGGATGACGTTCGTCGCATTCTGTTGAACCAAGCCCAGAAGGGCGAAGCGTTGATCTATGACCCGACTCGTCGGAGTGAGAAACTTCGCAAGGTCACGTTCCAGTTGACGGGGCCCAAGCCAACCGGCGTGGCAACGTTCAGTGGCGGTGGTTTGTTCTTGCCGCTCGATACCGGACGCGCTGTGTTGATGGATTGGCAAACCGGACGTGTCAAAGGGGCGCCATTCCAACCGGCCAGCGATCCCACCGCGACGGTCGAGTGGACCAACCCGATCAACAGCGCTGCGGACCCTGATCAAGTCTTGATCGCAGACAGTCGTAAGAAGCTGTATCGACTGCGCGTCGGCGACCAAATTCGAGAACTGTCGAGTGTTGATTTGGAATCGCCTTTCTTGGGCACCGTGGCCGGCATCGAATCGAGCTTGCTCGGCAGTGTCAGCGGTCCGGCCTCGGATTACTTGGTGGGCCATGACCAGACGGGGCTCGAGCAAACCTTCAAGAAGGTCTTGGATGGACGTGTCGTTTGGGGACCCGTGGCGGCGCAGTCGGATTCCACCGGCGAGATCGCCTTGGTGATCACGGATGATCAAATGTTGCGAGGCTTCAGTGCCTCGGGCGAACCTCTGTTTCAAACGCAAATGCCAGAAGCCGGTTTGTTGGTCGACCAAGTCGTTTCGACCGGTGGACGTTGGGTTCTTACCGGCAAAGATGGTTGGTTGACCTCGATCGATCCCGCTTCGGGCAACGTGGTGGGGACGACGAAACTTGGCCAGCCTTTGTCGGCCGGTCCTTTGCCGGTGGGCGATAAGCTGCTGGTCCCGGGCACCGAAGGTGTCGTTTACATCACGAACATTCCCGGTGACGCCTGA
- a CDS encoding PQQ-binding-like beta-propeller repeat protein → MSRFCRQTATWMLLLGGLAVSGSNATADDWPQWRGNDRDGSWTETGIVTELPQGQLPLKWSVPIGSGYSGPTVAEGRVYVTDRQTEPDEIERVLCFAEQDGSLIWEQSYAAAYEIGYRAGPRASVTVHAGKALAVGSMGHFHCLDAATGEILWKHDLHQEYKIDMPVWGITGAPLVVASPTHPPIVIQIVGGSDGACVVGFDLATGNEVWRSLDERACYSAPILIQQGGQDVAVCWTGDSISGLSPSTGKTFWRIPFPPSRMPIGVATPVVDNNHLFVTSFYDGSLMVELSDTEPNARKKWHRVGVDEKNTRALQSIISTPVMRDGYVYGVDSYGELRCLEMETGERVWEDTTAVPRNRWGTIHTVVHQHAGSQTDWMFNDQGQLTIAHLTPEGYRPLSQTHLLDTTTVQLPRRNGVTWSHPAYANRCIFARNDNQLVCASLAE, encoded by the coding sequence ATGTCACGGTTTTGTCGTCAGACAGCGACCTGGATGCTGCTGCTCGGGGGTTTGGCCGTTAGCGGCAGCAACGCGACCGCGGATGATTGGCCTCAATGGCGAGGCAACGATCGCGATGGAAGCTGGACGGAAACCGGGATCGTGACAGAGCTTCCCCAAGGCCAACTGCCATTGAAATGGTCGGTGCCAATCGGGTCGGGCTACAGCGGGCCAACCGTGGCGGAGGGACGCGTGTATGTCACTGATCGACAAACGGAACCCGATGAAATCGAGCGTGTGCTGTGCTTTGCCGAACAGGACGGAAGTCTGATCTGGGAACAATCCTACGCAGCGGCTTACGAGATCGGTTACCGAGCCGGTCCGCGTGCCAGCGTCACGGTCCATGCTGGAAAAGCCTTGGCCGTGGGCTCGATGGGACACTTTCATTGTTTGGATGCCGCCACCGGAGAGATCCTTTGGAAGCATGACCTCCACCAGGAATACAAAATCGACATGCCGGTGTGGGGCATCACCGGGGCACCATTGGTGGTCGCCAGCCCCACTCACCCACCCATTGTGATTCAAATCGTTGGCGGTTCGGACGGAGCCTGCGTGGTTGGCTTTGACTTGGCAACCGGCAACGAAGTGTGGCGTTCGCTGGATGAACGGGCCTGCTATTCCGCCCCCATTCTGATCCAACAAGGCGGCCAAGATGTCGCTGTGTGCTGGACCGGAGACAGCATCAGTGGGTTGTCGCCGTCGACTGGCAAAACGTTTTGGCGAATCCCTTTTCCTCCTTCTCGCATGCCCATCGGAGTCGCCACGCCTGTTGTCGACAACAACCATTTGTTTGTCACCTCGTTCTACGACGGCTCCCTGATGGTTGAGTTGTCTGACACCGAACCGAACGCACGAAAGAAATGGCACCGCGTGGGGGTCGATGAAAAGAACACGCGGGCACTGCAATCAATCATCAGCACGCCCGTCATGCGAGACGGCTACGTTTACGGCGTCGACAGCTATGGCGAACTGCGTTGCCTTGAGATGGAAACCGGCGAACGAGTTTGGGAAGACACCACGGCGGTGCCACGAAATCGCTGGGGCACCATTCACACCGTGGTGCATCAACACGCGGGCTCGCAAACCGATTGGATGTTCAACGACCAAGGCCAATTGACGATCGCACATTTGACCCCGGAGGGTTACCGCCCACTCAGTCAAACTCATTTGCTCGACACGACGACGGTGCAATTGCCACGTCGCAACGGCGTCACATGGTCTCATCCCGCCTATGCCAACCGCTGCATTTTTGCTCGCAATGACAATCAACTGGTGTGTGCATCGCTGGCAGAATGA
- the ligA gene encoding NAD-dependent DNA ligase LigA, protein MDTPARSAENIGDSLMPQDRFVASDSIASRVQQLVDEINHHNRLYYDDAAPEITDLQYDQLLAELTQLENEHPELRQPNSPTQLVGGAVVDQLVQVPHRVPMLSIDNTYSREELAAAMERIEKSLEGEPVAWTMEYKIDGVAGSIRYEHGELTLALTRGNGQVGDDITHNIRTIRELPRSIADAARAHPEIAGGNVPEVLEVRGELYMTDADLADLNVRQTEAGHEPFKNTRNVTAGTIRLLDPKIAASRNIRFFCHGSGELVGVQATDHMTFLKHVETLGIPIAPDVVRFENKEDALQAIAKLELEMPDLPFEIDGIVFKVDSFEQREKLGVRSKSPRWVIAYKFERYEAITTLEAIDVQVGKTGTITPVAYLTPVDIADTTVSRASLHNADEIERLDVRVGDTVVVEKAGKIIPKVVRVEKHARTKPLPKFEFPTHCPRCDEPLTRDEGGVYIRCTNPACPAQLRQRLVYFGSRAGMDIDGLGEEVVDLLLQKELVENYADLYRLKVDELAELTWPRLRKGKGDEMIEVQFGRKNAESLVAGINESRTRGLARVLSSISIRHIGPRVAKLITAKYWNLDLLRSAKAEDLAAIHEIGDRIAESLIKFIHSESGSQTLTDLDAVGVTMSGPEPVESPDDQEGLPLAGKNIVATGTLQHYTRDGIKARIEELGGRAASSVSKKTDFVIAGEKAGSKLTKAESLGVEVLSEEEFRSRYETDDHEKRTSAFPG, encoded by the coding sequence ATGGATACCCCCGCTCGGTCCGCCGAGAACATTGGTGACTCTCTCATGCCCCAGGATCGTTTCGTGGCCTCCGATTCCATTGCCAGCCGCGTTCAACAACTCGTCGACGAAATCAATCACCACAATCGTCTGTACTACGACGACGCGGCCCCTGAGATCACCGACCTGCAATACGATCAATTGCTGGCCGAGCTCACCCAACTCGAGAACGAACATCCCGAACTTCGCCAGCCCAATTCACCGACCCAGTTGGTCGGTGGCGCGGTGGTCGATCAACTGGTCCAGGTTCCTCACCGGGTCCCGATGTTGTCGATCGACAACACGTACAGCCGCGAAGAATTGGCGGCGGCGATGGAGCGAATTGAGAAATCGCTCGAAGGCGAACCCGTTGCCTGGACCATGGAATACAAAATCGACGGCGTCGCCGGTTCGATTCGCTACGAACACGGGGAACTGACACTGGCTCTCACGCGAGGCAACGGGCAAGTCGGTGACGACATCACTCACAACATTCGCACGATTCGCGAATTGCCTCGATCCATCGCCGATGCCGCCCGCGCCCATCCCGAAATTGCCGGCGGAAACGTTCCTGAAGTTCTCGAAGTTCGCGGCGAACTCTACATGACCGACGCCGACCTGGCCGATCTCAATGTCCGCCAAACCGAAGCCGGTCACGAACCGTTCAAGAACACACGCAACGTCACGGCGGGAACCATCCGCTTGCTCGATCCCAAGATCGCCGCCTCGCGAAACATCCGGTTCTTTTGCCACGGCAGCGGCGAATTGGTTGGCGTCCAGGCCACCGATCACATGACTTTTCTCAAGCATGTCGAAACACTGGGCATTCCCATCGCACCGGATGTCGTTCGCTTTGAAAACAAAGAGGACGCCCTCCAGGCGATTGCGAAACTGGAACTGGAGATGCCCGACTTGCCATTCGAGATCGATGGCATCGTGTTCAAGGTGGACTCGTTCGAGCAACGCGAAAAACTGGGCGTGCGTAGCAAGAGTCCGCGCTGGGTGATCGCTTACAAGTTCGAACGCTACGAAGCCATCACCACGCTCGAAGCGATCGATGTGCAAGTCGGCAAGACCGGGACGATCACGCCGGTCGCGTACCTGACCCCCGTCGACATCGCCGACACCACCGTTTCACGAGCCTCGCTTCACAACGCCGACGAGATCGAGCGATTGGACGTCCGCGTCGGCGACACCGTGGTCGTCGAAAAAGCCGGCAAGATCATCCCCAAGGTCGTGCGTGTCGAAAAACATGCTCGTACCAAACCGCTCCCCAAATTTGAATTCCCCACTCACTGCCCAAGGTGCGACGAACCACTCACGCGAGACGAAGGCGGCGTTTACATCCGCTGCACCAACCCGGCATGCCCCGCTCAACTTCGCCAACGACTGGTTTACTTTGGCAGCCGAGCGGGCATGGACATTGATGGTTTGGGGGAAGAGGTGGTCGACCTGCTGCTCCAAAAAGAACTCGTTGAAAACTACGCTGACCTGTACCGATTGAAAGTCGACGAACTCGCAGAGTTGACTTGGCCACGATTGCGCAAGGGCAAAGGCGACGAGATGATCGAAGTTCAATTCGGTCGCAAGAACGCCGAGAGCTTGGTCGCGGGGATCAACGAAAGTCGCACCCGCGGGTTGGCACGTGTGTTGTCATCGATCAGCATCCGCCACATCGGACCTCGCGTCGCCAAACTGATCACGGCAAAGTACTGGAACCTGGATCTGCTGCGTTCCGCGAAAGCAGAGGACCTCGCCGCGATTCATGAAATCGGTGACCGAATCGCAGAAAGCCTGATCAAATTCATTCACAGCGAATCGGGTTCACAAACGTTGACGGACTTGGACGCAGTGGGCGTCACGATGTCGGGGCCCGAGCCCGTTGAATCACCGGACGACCAAGAGGGCCTGCCATTGGCAGGCAAGAACATCGTTGCGACAGGGACGCTGCAGCACTACACCCGCGACGGAATCAAAGCCCGCATCGAAGAACTGGGCGGACGGGCAGCGAGCAGCGTGAGCAAGAAAACCGACTTTGTGATCGCCGGTGAAAAAGCGGGCAGCAAACTCACCAAAGCCGAATCGCTGGGCGTCGAAGTCCTCAGCGAAGAGGAGTTTCGTTCACGGTACGAAACCGACGATCACGAAAAACGTACGTCAGCCTTTCCAGGCTGA
- a CDS encoding ABC transporter substrate-binding protein produces the protein MQFQSLMNSNVLHFRRPRCSQRIARNSVLFLVLCFVGASSAQAQLLNYADSGRPEAPGLELLQEEPHDLIYFTEKAGGGWVKTRLLELPRREMPASPSGSLKFSIVGVEQQEFVAKWTDIENIDFWETRLERETAERIKAGDFVGAYPFLSVLIRDYPSRPGMRQLRTEFLWRDAGRRAKNREFGASLAMLEELRRYAPEYKTQTVLTAIGALTDQLMEQLVSDGKLELGQQLLARLEKEYRGQNLSSIKKWNAQFLSMAEDKRDLALAALEAKNYRDARKYSRESIFLKPDIDGGTELVRKVDQIYPLVNVGVLQTATVLDPTRLDNWAARRAGRLLYRVLFEMQGAGPEGGEYEFIFGDTEQSPDRQRFSMFIEPERLPEPLNKVDGFYLADVLAERVQSESPTYFSPWAAAVQAIGLDGPKRIDCILRRPNVLPSALIQVTVDGSWFGGEPGSPTGDYRRDVVEGDVVRYVLKGEPRTELQPREIVEIRTESAAEGVSKLLQGEVDVLDQLFPADAVRLSSNRKVRVVNYPLPSVHMLVPCSDHEYLADKTFRRALVYGTNREDILNGELLESLEVPGCRVLSGPFPAGLEDNDPLGYAYDQSIAPRNYEPRLAKLLMTMTTKQMESEASRKKEKPPELKPIRLAFPPENLSRIACEAIRSQWQLLGLEIELVELPVGRAFPDPGTADIAYVSAAVWEPIIDARRVLGPEGMAGSTDQLVGLGLRRLEESKNWRDARDRLLDLHAIAHHELPVLPLWQLVDSYAYSRELLGVGSDIVSLYQNAEKWRLSQ, from the coding sequence ATGCAATTCCAGTCCTTGATGAATTCCAACGTGTTGCATTTTCGACGACCACGCTGTTCTCAACGCATCGCTCGGAACAGCGTGCTGTTCCTGGTGCTCTGCTTCGTGGGGGCATCCAGTGCGCAAGCTCAGTTGCTCAACTACGCGGACTCCGGCCGGCCGGAAGCTCCCGGTTTGGAGCTGCTGCAAGAAGAGCCTCATGACCTGATCTACTTCACGGAAAAGGCCGGTGGCGGTTGGGTGAAAACTCGATTGCTGGAGTTGCCAAGGCGAGAAATGCCTGCCTCCCCCAGCGGCTCGTTGAAGTTCAGCATTGTCGGTGTGGAGCAACAGGAGTTTGTTGCCAAATGGACGGACATTGAGAACATTGACTTTTGGGAAACGCGTCTCGAACGCGAGACGGCAGAACGGATCAAGGCTGGTGATTTCGTCGGTGCTTATCCGTTCCTGTCTGTGCTGATTCGTGACTACCCGTCTCGGCCCGGCATGCGTCAATTGCGGACCGAGTTCCTGTGGCGAGATGCAGGGCGACGTGCCAAGAATCGAGAGTTCGGTGCGTCATTGGCCATGCTGGAAGAGCTGCGTCGTTACGCTCCCGAATACAAAACACAAACGGTGCTGACCGCCATCGGCGCGTTGACCGATCAACTGATGGAACAGCTCGTCAGCGATGGCAAGTTGGAATTGGGCCAGCAGCTTCTGGCTCGACTGGAAAAGGAATACCGCGGCCAGAATCTGTCTTCGATCAAAAAGTGGAATGCTCAATTCCTGTCGATGGCGGAAGACAAACGCGACCTCGCCTTGGCGGCTTTGGAAGCCAAGAACTACCGCGACGCACGGAAGTATTCTCGCGAAAGCATTTTCCTGAAACCGGACATCGACGGCGGCACGGAACTGGTTCGCAAGGTCGACCAGATCTACCCGCTGGTGAATGTTGGCGTGCTCCAGACGGCCACCGTGCTGGACCCGACTCGCTTGGACAACTGGGCGGCGCGTCGCGCTGGGCGGTTGCTGTACCGTGTTCTGTTTGAGATGCAGGGGGCCGGTCCCGAGGGGGGCGAGTACGAGTTCATTTTTGGAGACACGGAACAGAGCCCCGACCGTCAGCGGTTCTCGATGTTCATTGAGCCCGAGCGTTTGCCGGAACCGCTCAACAAGGTCGATGGCTTTTACCTCGCCGACGTTTTGGCGGAACGCGTCCAATCAGAATCACCCACCTACTTCTCACCATGGGCAGCCGCGGTTCAGGCCATTGGTCTGGACGGCCCCAAACGGATCGACTGCATTTTGCGTCGCCCCAATGTGCTTCCGTCGGCGTTGATTCAGGTCACCGTCGATGGATCCTGGTTCGGCGGCGAGCCAGGTTCGCCCACCGGTGACTATCGCCGAGATGTCGTCGAAGGCGACGTGGTCCGCTACGTTCTCAAAGGCGAACCTCGCACCGAATTGCAGCCTCGCGAGATTGTTGAGATTCGAACGGAATCCGCCGCCGAAGGTGTCAGCAAACTGCTGCAGGGCGAAGTCGATGTGTTGGACCAGCTGTTCCCCGCCGATGCCGTGCGGTTGTCCAGCAACCGAAAGGTGCGTGTGGTCAACTATCCACTTCCCAGCGTGCACATGTTGGTTCCTTGCAGCGACCACGAGTACCTGGCCGACAAAACATTCCGACGTGCGTTGGTGTACGGCACGAACCGCGAAGACATTCTGAACGGTGAGTTGTTGGAAAGCTTGGAAGTGCCTGGTTGCCGCGTGCTATCCGGTCCTTTCCCGGCCGGGCTGGAAGACAATGACCCGCTTGGTTACGCCTACGACCAATCCATCGCACCTCGCAACTACGAGCCTCGCTTGGCGAAGTTGTTGATGACGATGACAACCAAGCAGATGGAATCCGAGGCGTCACGCAAGAAGGAAAAACCACCGGAGCTGAAGCCGATTCGATTGGCGTTTCCCCCGGAGAACCTTTCTCGGATCGCTTGCGAGGCCATTCGCAGCCAGTGGCAGTTGTTGGGGCTCGAAATCGAGCTTGTCGAACTGCCCGTCGGTCGTGCGTTCCCGGATCCTGGGACCGCTGACATCGCGTATGTTTCCGCGGCCGTTTGGGAACCGATCATCGACGCTCGTCGAGTGCTGGGTCCCGAGGGCATGGCCGGCAGCACCGATCAATTGGTTGGTCTGGGACTGCGTCGATTGGAAGAGTCCAAGAACTGGCGAGACGCTCGAGATCGTTTGTTGGATTTGCACGCGATCGCTCACCACGAATTGCCGGTGTTGCCGTTGTGGCAATTGGTCGATTCGTATGCCTACAGCCGAGAGCTGCTGGGTGTGGGATCCGACATCGTGTCGCTGTATCAGAACGCTGAAAAATGGCGGTTGAGTCAATGA